In a single window of the Populus alba chromosome 16, ASM523922v2, whole genome shotgun sequence genome:
- the LOC118050121 gene encoding large ribosomal subunit protein eL21z/eL21y — protein sequence MPAGHGLRSRTRDLFARPFRKKGYIPLTTYLRTYKIGDHVDVKVNGAIHKGMPHKFYHGRTGRVWNVTKRAVGVEINKQVGNRIIRKRIHVRVEHLLPSRCTEEFRLRKKKNDQLKAEAKARGEVICTKRQPEGPKPGFMVEGATLETVTPIPYDVVNDLKGGY from the exons ATGCCGGCTGGTCACGGTCTCCGGTCTCGCACTAGAGATCTCTTCGCTCGTCCCTTCAGAAAGAAGGGTTACATTCCATTGACAACCTACCTCAGAACCTATAAGATTGGAGACCATGTAGACGTCAAGGTTAACGGCGCCATCCACAAGGGTATGCCTCACAAGTTTTACCATGGACGTACTGGCAGAGTCTGGAATGTCACCAAACGTGCCGTCGGCGTAGAGATCAACAAGCAG GTGGGTAACAGGATCATTAGGAAGAGGATCCATGTCAGAGTGGAACATTTGCTGCCTTCAAGGTGCACTGAGGAATTCCGTctcaggaagaagaagaatgatcaACTAAAGGCAGAGGCTAAGGCCAGAGGTGAGGTTATCTGCACAAAGAGGCAGCCAGAGGGTCCTAAACCTGGTTTCATGGTGGAAGGTGCTACATTGGAAACTGTTACTCCCATTCCATATGATGTTGTTAACGATCTCAAGGGTGGTTACTAG